The sequence below is a genomic window from Xiphophorus maculatus strain JP 163 A chromosome 10, X_maculatus-5.0-male, whole genome shotgun sequence.
AGAAATGttaatttacaaatatatatatacatatatatataaaaatattttgttttgatttaggGGTTGAAGCTAAGCCTGCCTGCAGAGTCTCCCACCATGATCTTCGCCACACCCACCAAGCTGGTCTCAGAAGCAGGGTCCACAGTGGAGTATTTGGGAACAAACAAAGTTCCTGACCTCCAGAAATTTTTCCaggtaataaatatttttttttaatttcatatgtAATGGAAAAAAAGTAGTGATGTCCAGatcaggatttatttttgttcctgaTACAAATCAGAATCCATTACAAAATGGTCAATTATCCCAATAATGACGCtcaatgtaattaaaatcaatGCAGTATGTTTGTGCACACTTGGTATCACATGTATTTCtgattaaatatgcatttgtaTTGTTATTGTGAGTATTTAATTCAAACAGTTATTGTGATGCGGTTGCTGATTATTTTGATGCTATTGCCTAGCAGTCCGACGCCATTGCCAAATATTATTGTGATGTCTTTGATGGTTATTTGGATGCTATTGACTTATAGTCTGATACTATTGCCGATTATTTTGCCATTTATTCCAAAGTTATTGCCAGTTATTTTGATCCTGTTACTAAAAATCCTTCAAACTGTGCAGCCACCCAGTGAGCTGGGagtgcaaaatgacaaaatcacaGATGGTAAACCAACAGCAGGATTGGGGACTTGAGTTTATACAAGGACTTTAAGATAGATTAATTTAGGTTTGGAGATTTTACAGACCTTTTCATTTGCTAAACAATGAGAACCGGTTCAAAGCTCTCCTATTATCGAGGTCAAACAGGAACGGTGCATTGTGTGCTAAAGTACAGTTTTCAAAGCGCAGAGGAGATTTTAGGTAATgactaatatttatttcattctctACATGGTCTGAACGGCCTTGAGCAACCTCCGCCACACAACCCACCACAGCTCACCatttcagaggaaaacaaacacaccagTTAAATGAAACATCGACTGCTGGAGCTTAAGGGGAAactgttatgcaaaattcacattttgcatgttttgaacTCCAATTTGGGtgtcaactgcttctaaaaacaacttgagcagttaaaaagaaaaacagccaggtgtttttggcaataagttactgttttttggtgtctgaaaaatgagcagtttcaaaaacctcctgatttgTAAGGCCCAAGTTGATGGGGActgtgctgttacctagcaagcccgttacttagcaacctGGCTgggagggggcgtggccagcagcagcttatttggatttacaGTGACAAGAGTCCCTAAAACGGCTCACTCTGAAAGGAGATCAGACTATCTAAGAATGAGTTTGTGCAAAAATtgtgatgaacatgttttgtataaccCAAACACTTAtgctaacctgttcaaggaagcataataggtcatgtttaaaaaaaatgttgtgatcTGAACTCTCAACAACAACTCTCTGTGTTTTGTCTACTAAATTCTCCTCCATTTCTCCTTCTTTTGTCCCAAACTTCAGACATCGGACGGTGTCCCTGTCCATCTAAAGCGCGGATATCCAGACCGACTACTGTACCGCACCACCATGGCTCTCACGGTCGGAGGCGTCGTCTACTGCCTGGTGGCTCTCTACATCGCAGCTCAGCCCAAAAAGAAgtgacaaacacaaacttgGGATCTTGTGTTACACCACTgacttgttgctgctgctgcaatcACCGGGTCTCACTTCACCAAACCCTCTTCGGCCCTTTTAAATGAGAAACCTCCCCTCTCTACTTTGGTTTTTGAAGGACAGGAAGAGCTTTACGAGCCTCTGGCGTAATTGCTGTCACACTaaccaaaattaaatgaataccaatattgttattattatcactttgttttttgtttttcaaataattcagttttaaagttgGTATCAATTACTACTCACCAcctatgaaaaagaaaaagtttaataaatgtttttttagcctCATCAATATCAGGACACAAAGCCAATAATGACCATAATGTTTGTGTTCTTTGAGAAAGATGTCTAAGTTAATAAATCCTAGAAAGAAAATGGTTTAGTTcgagtttgtttcattttgttaccAAGGAAACGACCTTGCTGTACCGTGATGAAACACTCTACAGGGTCTGTCTGCCATGTCATCACCAGTTTATCAGTGAGCCTGATGGAGATACCGCCGTCTGGAACGTAGCTGCTGCTCACTTGGCTAACAAGTGCCCCCACACTTGGTAAATAGTCACCATGTGTGGGGGGCGATGGTAGGATGTAATATTCTCCTCACTATCATATTAGGTGATGCTTTTCCTCTCCTGCAGGTTCAtctcaaataaatttgaatgtcatccatccattgtctttaCCTGCTTGTCCTTGCAGAGTTGTGGGGGGTGAAATGGGTTTAATGCCCGTCTTccttttctgcagaaacaaaaacgtATTTTTGATATAGTTTCTAgcgcttgaaataagacaaaactaacataagtAACCTACATCAAAATATAGATTGCCCTTAATGTTCATGAAAAAAACACTAGTGGATTTTCTCGTATTATAActgaaattatctgccagtggaatgagtactttttcatgaatattaaagaattgttgacttaaaacaagcggAGTTGTGGGGAGTGTAATGGGCTGATGCCTATTTTcatccactgcaaaaacacaaaatcctaccaagtatttttggtctagtttctagtgcaaatatcttagtgcagttgaattaagacaaaactaacctagTACAAgtaataggagcttgttttaaatcaataatcctttagtattgatgaaaaagtactagtgccactggcagattattacaCTTAAGACAAGGGAAAATGTCTCagtataagtgaaataatctgacagtggaac
It includes:
- the LOC102237316 gene encoding cytochrome c oxidase subunit 7A-related protein, mitochondrial; this translates as MYYKFSGFTQKLTGAAPTAAYNPQGLKLSLPAESPTMIFATPTKLVSEAGSTVEYLGTNKVPDLQKFFQTSDGVPVHLKRGYPDRLLYRTTMALTVGGVVYCLVALYIAAQPKKK